One stretch of Nomascus leucogenys isolate Asia chromosome 7b, Asia_NLE_v1, whole genome shotgun sequence DNA includes these proteins:
- the LIMK2 gene encoding LIM domain kinase 2 isoform X1, whose protein sequence is MSALAGEDVWRCPGCGDHIAPSQIWYRTVNETWHGSCFRCSECQDSLTNWYYEKDGKLYCPKDYWGKFGEFCHGCSLLMTGPFMVAGEFKYHPECFACMSCRVIIEDGDAYALVQHATLYCGKCHNEVVLAPMFERLSTESVQEQLPYSVTLISMLATTEGRRGFSVSVESACSNYATTVQVKEVNRMHISPNNRNAIHPGDRILEINGTPVRTLRVEEVEDAISQTSQTLQLLIEHDPVSQRLDQLRLEARLAPHMQNTGHPHALSTLDTKENLEGTLRRRSLRRSNSISKSPGPSSPKEPLLFSRDISRSESLRCSSSYSQQIFRPCDLIHGEVLGKGFFGQAIKVTHKATGKVMVMKELIRCDEETQKTFLTEVKVMRSLDHPNVLKFIGVLYKDKKLNLLTEYIEGGTLKDFLRSMDPFPWQQKVRFAKGIASGMAYLHSMCIIHRDLNSHNCLIKLDKTVVVADFGLSRLIVEERKRPPMEKATNKKRTLRKNDRKKRYTVVGNPYWMAPEMLNGKSYDETVDIFSFGIVLCEIIGQVYADPDCLPRTLDFGLNVKLFWEKFVPTDCPPAFFPLAAICCRLEPESRPAFSKLEDSFEALSLYLGELGIPLPAELEELDHTVSMQYGLTRDSPP, encoded by the exons GTGTTCAGAATGCCAGGATTCCCTCACGAACTGGTACTATGAGAAGGATGGGAAGCTCTACTGCCCCAAGGACTACTGGGGGAAGTTTGGGGAGTTCTGTCATGGGTGCTCCCTGCTGATGACAGGGCCTTTTATG GTGGCTGGGGAGTTCAAGTACCACCCAGAGTGCTTTGCCTGTATGAGCTGCAGGGTGATCATTGAGGATGGGGATGCATATGCACTGGTGCAGCATGCCACCCTCTACTG TGGGAAGTGCCACAATGAGGTGGTGCTGGCACCCATGTTTGAGAGACTCTCCACAGAGTCTGTTCAGGAGCAGCTGCCCTACTCTGTCACGCTCATCTCCATGCTGGCCACCACTGAAGGCAGGCGGGGCTTCTCCGTGTCCGTGGAGAGTGCCTGCTCCAACTACGCCACTACTGTGCAAGTGAAAGA GGTCAACCGGATGCACATCAGTCCCAACAATCGCAATGCCATCCACCCTGGGGACCGCATCCTGGAGATCAATGGGACCCCCGTCCGCACACTTCGAGTGGAGGAG GTGGAGGATGCAATTAGCCAGACCAGCCAGACACTTCAGCTGTTGATTGAACATGACCCCGTCTCCCAACGCCTGGACCAGCTGCGGCTGGAGGCCCGGCTCGCTCCTCACATGCAGAATACCGGACACCCCCACGCCCTCAGCACCCTGGACACCAAGGAGAATCTGGAGGGGACACTGAGGAGACGTTCCCTGAG GCGCAGTAACAGTATCTCCAAGTCCCCTGGCCCCAGCTCCCCAAAGGAGCCCCTGCTGTTCAGCCGTGACATCAGCCGCTCAGAATCCCTTCGTTGTTCCAGCAGCTATTCACAGCAGATCTTCCGGCCCTGTGACCTAATCCATGGGGAGGTCCTGGGGAAGGGCTTCTTTGGGCAGGCTATCAAG GTGACACACAAAGCTACGGGCAAAGTGATGGTCATGAAAGAGTTAATTCGATGTGATGAGGAGACCCAGAAAACTTTTCTGACTGAG gtgaAAGTGATGCGCAGCCTGGACCACCCCAATGTGCTCAAGTTCATTGGTGTGCTGTACAAGGATAAGAAGCTGAACCTGCTGACAGAGTACATTGAGGGGGGCACACTGAAGGACTTTCTGCGCAGTATG GATCCGTTCCCCTGGCAGCAGAAGGTCAGGTTTGCCAAAGGAATCGCTTCTGGAATG GCCTATTTGCACTCTATGTGCATCATCCACCGGGATCTGAACTCGCACAACTGCCTCATCAAGTTG GACAAGACTGTGGTGGTGGCAGACTTTGGGCTGTCACGGCTCATAGTGGAAGAGAGGAAAAGGCCCCCCATGGAGAAGGCCACCAACAAGAAACGCACCTTGCGCAAGAACGACCGCAAGAAGCGCTACACAGTGGTGGGAAACCCCTACTGGATGGCCCCTGAGATGCTGAACG GAAAGAGCTATGATGAGACGGTGGATATCTTCTCCTTTGGGATCGTTCTCTGTGAG ATCATTGGGCAGGTGTATGCAGATCCTGACTGCCTTCCCCGAACACTGGACTTTGGCCTCAACGTGAAGCTTTTCTGGGAGAAGTTTGTTCCCACAGATTGTCCCCCAGCCTTCTTCCCGCTGGCCGCCATCTGCTGCAGACTGGAGCCTGAGAGCAG ACCAGCATTCTCGAAACTGGAGGACTCCTTTGAGGCCCTCTCCCTATACCTGGGGGAGCTGGGCATCCCGCTGCCTGCAGAGCTGGAAGAGTTGGACCACACTGTGAGCATGCAGTACGGCCTGACCCGGGACTCACCTCCCTAG
- the PIK3IP1 gene encoding phosphoinositide-3-kinase-interacting protein 1 isoform X2 has protein sequence MLLAWVQAFLVSNMLLAEAYGSGGCFWDNGHLYREDQTSPAPGLRCLNWLDAQSGLALAPVLGAGNHSYCRNPDEDPRGPWCYVSGEAGVPEKRPCEDLSCPETTSQALPASTTEIEEASEGPGADEVQVFAPANALPARSEAAAVQPVIGISQRVRMNSKEKKDLGTLGGRI, from the exons ATGCTGTTGGCCTGGGTACAAGCATTCCTCGTCAGCAACATGCTCCTAGCAGAAGCCTATGGATCTGGAG GCTGTTTCTGGGACAACGGCCACCTGTACCGGGAGGACCAGACCTCCCCCGCGCCGGGCCTCCGCTGCCTCAACTGGCTGGACGCGCAGAGCGGGCTGGCCTTGGCCCCCGTGTTGG GCGCCGGCAATCACAGTTACTGCCGAAACCCGGACGAGGACCCGCGCGGGCCCTGGTGCTATGTCAGCGGCGAGGCCGGCGTCCCTGAGAAACGGCCTTGTGAGGACCTGAGCTGTCCAG AGACCACCTCCCAGGCCCTGCCAGCCTCCACGACAGAAATCGAGGAAGCGTCTGAAGGGCCAGGTGCAGATGAGGTGCAGGTGTTCGCTCCTGCCAACGCCCTGCCCGCCCGGAGTGAGGCGGCAGCTGTGCAGCCAGTGATTGGGATCAGCCAGCGGGTGCGGATGAACTCCAAGGAGAAAAAGGACCTGGGAACTCTGG GGGGAAGGATTTGA
- the PIK3IP1 gene encoding phosphoinositide-3-kinase-interacting protein 1 isoform X1: MLLAWVQAFLVSNMLLAEAYGSGGCFWDNGHLYREDQTSPAPGLRCLNWLDAQSGLALAPVLGAGNHSYCRNPDEDPRGPWCYVSGEAGVPEKRPCEDLSCPETTSQALPASTTEIEEASEGPGADEVQVFAPANALPARSEAAAVQPVIGISQRVRMNSKEKKDLGTLGYVLGITMMVIIIAIGAGIILGYSYKRGKDLKEQHDQKVCEREMQRITLPLSAFTNPTCEIVDEKTVVVHTSQTPVDPQEGSTPLMGQAGTPGA; encoded by the exons ATGCTGTTGGCCTGGGTACAAGCATTCCTCGTCAGCAACATGCTCCTAGCAGAAGCCTATGGATCTGGAG GCTGTTTCTGGGACAACGGCCACCTGTACCGGGAGGACCAGACCTCCCCCGCGCCGGGCCTCCGCTGCCTCAACTGGCTGGACGCGCAGAGCGGGCTGGCCTTGGCCCCCGTGTTGG GCGCCGGCAATCACAGTTACTGCCGAAACCCGGACGAGGACCCGCGCGGGCCCTGGTGCTATGTCAGCGGCGAGGCCGGCGTCCCTGAGAAACGGCCTTGTGAGGACCTGAGCTGTCCAG AGACCACCTCCCAGGCCCTGCCAGCCTCCACGACAGAAATCGAGGAAGCGTCTGAAGGGCCAGGTGCAGATGAGGTGCAGGTGTTCGCTCCTGCCAACGCCCTGCCCGCCCGGAGTGAGGCGGCAGCTGTGCAGCCAGTGATTGGGATCAGCCAGCGGGTGCGGATGAACTCCAAGGAGAAAAAGGACCTGGGAACTCTGG GCTACGTGCTGGGCATTACCATGATGGTGATCATCATTGCCATCGGAGCTGGCATCATCTTGGGCTACTCCTACAAGAG GGGGAAGGATTTGAAAGAACAGCATGATCAGAAAGTGTGTGAGAGGGAGATGCAGCGAATCACTCTGCCCTTGTCTGCCTTCACCAACCCCACCTGTGAGATTGTGGATGAGAAGACTGTCGTGGTCCACACCAGCCAGACTCCAGTTGACCCTCAGGAGGGCAGCACCCCCCTTATGGGCCAGGCTGGGACTCCTGGGGCCTGA
- the LIMK2 gene encoding LIM domain kinase 2 isoform X2, with protein MGSYLSVPAYFTSRDPFRCSECQDSLTNWYYEKDGKLYCPKDYWGKFGEFCHGCSLLMTGPFMVAGEFKYHPECFACMSCRVIIEDGDAYALVQHATLYCGKCHNEVVLAPMFERLSTESVQEQLPYSVTLISMLATTEGRRGFSVSVESACSNYATTVQVKEVNRMHISPNNRNAIHPGDRILEINGTPVRTLRVEEVEDAISQTSQTLQLLIEHDPVSQRLDQLRLEARLAPHMQNTGHPHALSTLDTKENLEGTLRRRSLRRSNSISKSPGPSSPKEPLLFSRDISRSESLRCSSSYSQQIFRPCDLIHGEVLGKGFFGQAIKVTHKATGKVMVMKELIRCDEETQKTFLTEVKVMRSLDHPNVLKFIGVLYKDKKLNLLTEYIEGGTLKDFLRSMDPFPWQQKVRFAKGIASGMAYLHSMCIIHRDLNSHNCLIKLDKTVVVADFGLSRLIVEERKRPPMEKATNKKRTLRKNDRKKRYTVVGNPYWMAPEMLNGKSYDETVDIFSFGIVLCEIIGQVYADPDCLPRTLDFGLNVKLFWEKFVPTDCPPAFFPLAAICCRLEPESRPAFSKLEDSFEALSLYLGELGIPLPAELEELDHTVSMQYGLTRDSPP; from the exons GTGTTCAGAATGCCAGGATTCCCTCACGAACTGGTACTATGAGAAGGATGGGAAGCTCTACTGCCCCAAGGACTACTGGGGGAAGTTTGGGGAGTTCTGTCATGGGTGCTCCCTGCTGATGACAGGGCCTTTTATG GTGGCTGGGGAGTTCAAGTACCACCCAGAGTGCTTTGCCTGTATGAGCTGCAGGGTGATCATTGAGGATGGGGATGCATATGCACTGGTGCAGCATGCCACCCTCTACTG TGGGAAGTGCCACAATGAGGTGGTGCTGGCACCCATGTTTGAGAGACTCTCCACAGAGTCTGTTCAGGAGCAGCTGCCCTACTCTGTCACGCTCATCTCCATGCTGGCCACCACTGAAGGCAGGCGGGGCTTCTCCGTGTCCGTGGAGAGTGCCTGCTCCAACTACGCCACTACTGTGCAAGTGAAAGA GGTCAACCGGATGCACATCAGTCCCAACAATCGCAATGCCATCCACCCTGGGGACCGCATCCTGGAGATCAATGGGACCCCCGTCCGCACACTTCGAGTGGAGGAG GTGGAGGATGCAATTAGCCAGACCAGCCAGACACTTCAGCTGTTGATTGAACATGACCCCGTCTCCCAACGCCTGGACCAGCTGCGGCTGGAGGCCCGGCTCGCTCCTCACATGCAGAATACCGGACACCCCCACGCCCTCAGCACCCTGGACACCAAGGAGAATCTGGAGGGGACACTGAGGAGACGTTCCCTGAG GCGCAGTAACAGTATCTCCAAGTCCCCTGGCCCCAGCTCCCCAAAGGAGCCCCTGCTGTTCAGCCGTGACATCAGCCGCTCAGAATCCCTTCGTTGTTCCAGCAGCTATTCACAGCAGATCTTCCGGCCCTGTGACCTAATCCATGGGGAGGTCCTGGGGAAGGGCTTCTTTGGGCAGGCTATCAAG GTGACACACAAAGCTACGGGCAAAGTGATGGTCATGAAAGAGTTAATTCGATGTGATGAGGAGACCCAGAAAACTTTTCTGACTGAG gtgaAAGTGATGCGCAGCCTGGACCACCCCAATGTGCTCAAGTTCATTGGTGTGCTGTACAAGGATAAGAAGCTGAACCTGCTGACAGAGTACATTGAGGGGGGCACACTGAAGGACTTTCTGCGCAGTATG GATCCGTTCCCCTGGCAGCAGAAGGTCAGGTTTGCCAAAGGAATCGCTTCTGGAATG GCCTATTTGCACTCTATGTGCATCATCCACCGGGATCTGAACTCGCACAACTGCCTCATCAAGTTG GACAAGACTGTGGTGGTGGCAGACTTTGGGCTGTCACGGCTCATAGTGGAAGAGAGGAAAAGGCCCCCCATGGAGAAGGCCACCAACAAGAAACGCACCTTGCGCAAGAACGACCGCAAGAAGCGCTACACAGTGGTGGGAAACCCCTACTGGATGGCCCCTGAGATGCTGAACG GAAAGAGCTATGATGAGACGGTGGATATCTTCTCCTTTGGGATCGTTCTCTGTGAG ATCATTGGGCAGGTGTATGCAGATCCTGACTGCCTTCCCCGAACACTGGACTTTGGCCTCAACGTGAAGCTTTTCTGGGAGAAGTTTGTTCCCACAGATTGTCCCCCAGCCTTCTTCCCGCTGGCCGCCATCTGCTGCAGACTGGAGCCTGAGAGCAG ACCAGCATTCTCGAAACTGGAGGACTCCTTTGAGGCCCTCTCCCTATACCTGGGGGAGCTGGGCATCCCGCTGCCTGCAGAGCTGGAAGAGTTGGACCACACTGTGAGCATGCAGTACGGCCTGACCCGGGACTCACCTCCCTAG